The proteins below come from a single Salinivibrio kushneri genomic window:
- the rseB gene encoding sigma-E factor regulatory protein RseB translates to MKKILIGALALVSLMSAQASAEPSAEALLHQMDTASDTLDYEVSYILVGKNSLEPLRFRHAQVGEHAYGHLMYLSGPPREVIRRGGEISYFEPGYDPFTIASDHMVAPLPTLIQADIDVLANHYDFVSMGHAREAGMDCQVVRITPKDGERYSYVLWLDENSKLPVRADLLDRDGDPLEQYRALSLVVSPQISASMQKLAELSLPPVLTLPQATKRSALDWKVTGLPDGFEPVYSNRHRLMMTKRAVESQMFSDGLFSFSVYLAKADDVSVRQQIVRQGRRTLHSVTSGNAEITVVGDIPPETAKRVAESVRITAMPASQSKQKVEP, encoded by the coding sequence ATGAAAAAAATTCTGATCGGTGCGCTTGCGCTGGTCAGTTTGATGTCAGCGCAAGCCTCGGCCGAACCCTCTGCCGAGGCTTTGTTACATCAAATGGATACCGCAAGCGATACCCTAGATTACGAAGTGTCCTACATCTTGGTAGGTAAAAACAGCCTCGAGCCGCTTCGCTTTCGTCATGCCCAAGTTGGGGAGCATGCCTACGGTCACCTCATGTATCTTAGTGGCCCGCCTCGTGAAGTGATTCGTCGTGGCGGTGAGATCAGCTACTTTGAACCCGGTTACGACCCCTTCACCATTGCCAGTGATCATATGGTGGCACCTTTGCCCACCCTGATTCAGGCCGATATCGATGTACTGGCTAACCACTATGACTTTGTATCGATGGGACATGCGCGTGAAGCGGGGATGGATTGCCAAGTGGTGCGCATTACCCCGAAAGACGGGGAGCGCTATTCGTACGTACTATGGCTAGATGAGAACAGCAAGTTGCCTGTCAGGGCGGATTTGCTCGACCGTGACGGCGACCCACTAGAGCAATATCGCGCCTTGTCGTTAGTGGTTTCACCGCAAATCAGTGCCTCGATGCAAAAGCTGGCGGAGCTTAGCTTGCCGCCGGTACTGACCTTGCCTCAGGCGACGAAGCGATCAGCGCTTGACTGGAAGGTGACTGGGCTGCCTGATGGGTTTGAGCCAGTGTATAGCAATCGCCACCGCTTAATGATGACCAAGCGAGCAGTCGAGAGTCAGATGTTTAGTGACGGTTTGTTCAGTTTTTCGGTGTATCTTGCCAAAGCCGATGATGTCTCGGTTCGCCAGCAAATTGTTCGTCAAGGTCGACGTACACTGCATAGCGTGACCAGTGGCAACGCAGAAATCACCGTTGTCGGCGATATTCCGCCTGAGACAGCCAAACGGGTGGCGGAGTCTGTTCGTATTACTGCTATGCCTGCGAGTCAGTCAAAACAGAAGGTCGAACCATGA
- a CDS encoding SoxR reducing system RseC family protein yields the protein MIKALAEVTGYQDGWLSLACQQQTSCGSCQSQSQCGTGIVSKALPGKVKHLKVRAPKPLPAGTLVEIGLGEATLLRSALLVYMVPLVMMLTGALLGQFLFATLAGSGEGGVIALSLGLGAVGVGLARYLAPRIGTQDQQQPQLLRVMGEPVSDLSVINTTQQDSD from the coding sequence ATGATCAAAGCATTGGCAGAAGTCACCGGTTACCAAGATGGTTGGTTGTCATTGGCCTGTCAGCAACAAACCAGTTGCGGCAGCTGCCAGTCACAAAGCCAATGCGGTACTGGTATTGTGTCCAAAGCGCTTCCTGGTAAGGTTAAACATCTTAAAGTACGTGCCCCAAAACCCTTACCGGCCGGGACCTTAGTTGAAATCGGCTTGGGGGAGGCGACGTTATTACGTTCCGCCTTATTGGTCTACATGGTGCCTTTGGTGATGATGCTAACAGGGGCACTGCTCGGGCAATTTTTATTCGCCACGCTTGCCGGCAGCGGTGAGGGTGGCGTCATCGCGCTCAGCCTGGGGCTGGGGGCGGTTGGCGTGGGCCTTGCACGTTACCTCGCTCCGCGCATCGGTACCCAAGATCAGCAGCAGCCCCAACTGTTACGCGTGATGGGGGAGCCGGTCTCAGATTTGTCAGTCATAAATACCACACAGCAGGATAGCGACTAG